From the genome of Henningerozyma blattae CBS 6284 chromosome 8, complete genome:
GAGCATTTAAGTTCACATATCTATCTTTATTACTGCTGGTATTAGTGGTATTGCTGGAGATATCTCGAACAAAGTTGTCATATCTTGATATCGATTCCTGGTTATTCATTTTTCCTCACCAATAGATAGGCAAAAccaaaaattagaaatatatggTGCAATAGGCTTATCTACACACCaagatatatttgatatattattcCTACGCTTATTATTGATCCCATAAGCTTTCTATTCTTGAATACTAATTATACATTTTCAAATGTAAATATTAGCAATCTCATCACCGATTCATACATCTAGAGTTGAAAAACAGCAAAAATTACCCGGAAAAGTACAAAACTTAACCCCGGgtaaaaagaaagaaaagtaTAATAACTAATTTCGAATGGCATGGTAATGCCTAATTACTATATAGCAAGTAAATTGGTTTAATCATATTACTTAGTACTATTATGTTATTCAACTTTTAAGCTGTTCGGAAACTAAAATTTCAGCCAGCGGctagtaaaaaaataccaGTAATTTTGGTCTACCCTTCATTAAAACTAAAAGTTCTTACTTGAGTGATTAACCagttgaattaattttgcTGCTTAcattaaattagaaaaaaacagTTTGGTGGTTTTCAtgcaaatataaaatagaGATCAAATTCCTTCTTTTCCGCCTTAATTTACTTTGTTCTTCATTAGGGCATGCCTCTAtttataattgattttttgtACTGTTAGTCATGGTGTTTtacaatttaaaatattaatatacaaaaaaattgctATCTTGGGAATTACACttcataataaattttaaattttggtTCTATGTAAAGATTTTCAAAACATCTTAAGATATAAACAATTGATGAATTCATAAAAAAGTCCAGAAAAGGAAAGTCcgaaaaaaatacataacAGTAAATAGTTATTTATTAGTTATATCACTAATTCACCGACTATTTACAAGtaaatatatgtatttataatttatacCATAAAAACCAGACTGTTTAACTATTTTCACTGGATGAGTATGAGAACTTAACATTTACTGTGGTTAACGTTTACCTATAAATGCggttaaaaataaaaatacccTTGTATATCTAAATaaatttggtaaatttgattttttaagaaacctagattataaaatatcattattttaagTAAACATCAAAAAGTAAGATAAGTTGTAAGTTAAGCAATAGTATACACTAGTTATCGACGCCAACCTTGGAAAGTTACTGGGTTTTTAGTTGGACttagaaattaataaaaaagtagATTAACTTTAATGCTTATCCTGAAAATATACCTACAAATAGATTCCTCTATTGCTcctttttgaaaaaatttctcaaGCTATATACCTATTTATTCACATATACTCTCTACTCTAGACACTTAAGATTACATAACACGAGAAACTATAATTCAGCTGATTTAATCAGCTGAATAACAAACATGTTAGCACTACCTTATTAAAAAGATCGATTGCTTAATAGCTTAtcaataacaaaaaataaaatataaataacaaattttttttttaaaaatgcacaatatataaaatttccAATGATGAAAGGAAAATGGTATTGATTATGGACATTATTAGTATATATGTCTATATGAAAACgaataattgtaatatttgtattaatgAATCAAAATCGAATatgaaaacaaaataaaatcataatggtaaaataatttacaataaTAAAGCAGCAGCAGCGAAGATACCAGCACCTAAACCAGCAACGGCCTTAACAGCACCATTTTGAGTTTGTTGTTCGACGGAAACAGATGGGAAGGCGGAAGATGACTTAGAAACTTGTTCAACAACATTTTGAGATGGAGAAGAGGTAACAGCCTTGGTGACAAGAGTAGTAGTAGCACAGGCATTGTCTTCACAAGAAGTAATAGTTTCTCTGACAGTTTGGTCGTTAGTAACAGTAGTTTCATCTTTCTTGACTGGAGAGGTGGTGGTAACAGTGACAGCACCTGTAGAAACGGAGGTGACACAAGCATCATCTTCACAAGAGGTGATGGTCTTTTCAACAGTGGAAACTTCAGTAACGGTTTCATCCTTCTTGGCGGTTGGGGCGCTGGTGACAGTGACAGTACCAGTAGAGACGGAGGTGACACAAGCATCATCTTCACAAGAGGTGATGGTCTTTTCAACAGTGGAAACTTCAGTAACGGTTTCATCCTTCTTGGCGGTTGGGGCGTTGGTGACAGTGACAGTACCAGTAGAGACGGAGGTAACACAAGCATCATCTTCACAAGAGGTGATGGTCTTTTCAACAGTGGAAACTTCAGTAACGTAAGCAGTTTCAGCAGAAGTGGTACATGATTCAGTGATAGCAGTAGTGATGGTAGTCATAGTTGGAGATGGACCATCACAACCGTCGGCACAAGAGGTGATAGTTTCCCAGACGGTAGTTGGTTCAACTGTGGTAACTTCTTCAGTAGTCTTTTCAGATTCTGGACAGTAGGTGGTAACATCAGTGACAGTTTCAACAGCAGTAACGATAGTAGTGTATTGTGGGTTTGGACCATCACAACCATCTTCACAAGAGGTAATAGTTTCCCAAACAGTAGATAAGCTGGTAGTGTATGTGGTAGTGATGTTAGAAGATGGAGTAGTAACTGGAGCAGAAACTGAGGTAGAAGCTGGAGTAGAAACATAAGTGGAAGTGACTTCAGTGCAAACATTATCTTCACAAGAAGTGATAGTCTTTTCAATAGTGGAGTAGTTAGTAGAAGTAGCGGTAGTAACGTTTCTAGATTCAGATTCAGAGAAGGCAGAAATGGAAACGGAAGCAGAGGAAGCAGCAGAGGAAGCAGCAGATGAAACAGAAGAAGATTCAACAGCAGAGGAAGAGGCAGCAGAAGAAGATTCAACAGCAGAGGAAGAGGCAGCAGAAGAAGATTCAACAGTAGAGGAAGAGGCAGCAGAGGAAGATTCAACGACGGAGGAAGAGGCAGCAGAAGAAGATTCAACAGCAGAGGAAGAGGCAGCAGAAGAAGATTCAACAGCAGAGGAAGAGGCAGCAGAAGAAGATTCAACAGCAGAGGAAGAGGCAGCAGAGGAAGAGGCAGCAGAGGAAGAGGCAGCAGAGGAAGAGGCAGCAGAGGAAGAGGCAGCAGAGGAAGAGGCAGCAGAGGAAGAGGCAGCAGAGGAAGAGGCAGCAGAAGAAGATGTAGCAGCAGAAGAAGATGTAGCAGCAGAAGAAGAGGTAGCAGCAGAAGAAGAGGTAGCAGCAGAAGAAGATGTAGCAGCAGAAGAAGAGGTAGCagcagaagaagaagcAGCCCATGGGGTAACGCCATTAGCCGACCAGATAGATAAGATTGGTCCTTCTAATCTGGAAGAGAACCAAGGAACACCGGTAATCATATATTCGATTTCACTCAATGGAATGTCTGAGAAGAAAGTTGTGAATTCGGCAGTTGGGTGCAACATCATAGTCATCATAGCACTGGTGACAACTGGTGGAACAGATTCGTCTGGTGAAGCCTTGTGAATAGACAAATACTCTTGCATATTATGGACGATATCAGTCATGTAAACTTCCATAGCCAACATAGCGGCTTTAGTTGGATCAACGGATACAGCATTGGCCATACCGGCAATAGAACCGGCGGCAGCGATTGTACTAGAAACCTTCATAATGAGCGAGTGTAAATGATTTTGTTTGgtctttttcaaaaatcaaaataaagaaagataAGAGTGAACTatgaatttaatgaaacGTCAAAATTGGGTTTCTTatatatcaatttttcacCATATATTAAAGAGTCCAACGAACAATACATAAATTAGATAGAGTAATAGGTagataaagaattgaataGTAGACATGGACATAcacagaaaaaaatagtatacGTATAATGAATGCAACCCTATTCACATAGCAAGAACAATACACAGACAGAGAATGAATAAATTCGTGCCTAGTGCAGGGACATCTCTTCAAGCCGATGTAAACTTCAACCATTTGGTAAACATTTCCGTACATCGCTTGTAAAATTGGCAATCGTAAATGACAACTTCAATACTTACTTTCTTGGTTTCGTGccttttcaattcattagTTTATCTAGGTATAGAGCTTTCTAAGCTTTATTGACAGGTTTCTAATTAGGTAATAAGCATTTTCGTATCTTACACCAGATCTTTCACGAATTGTTGCccattttccttttctatTTCGTGATGCGATTGGCTGGCATCTCGTACTCCAAATTTCGTTTCCCATAGGAAAAagcaaaacaaaaagaaaaaataaaatatacgACGCGACACGAAATAGATAGCCAGCATATACCCCAAAACGGACATAAATACGCGAAAAATGTCATATACGATGCCCTTTGAAAAAGGCTCATTAAGAAGATGAGGTTGACTTGGATATCCTAGGAACGACTTGGAGTTGGTAATCTAGGAACGAGAACACATAGTTCGTTTTTCCACGCTGTAAGAACAGTTCAGTTTTGGAAGAGAGCCAGCAACAGAATGCTGACTTCTATTTTGTTTCATTGACATTGCTGGTTAAAATATAAGATATGTGTATTGTGAGGGGCTATTCTATTGTGAGGCTATTTTGTTGTGAGATTATTCTATTGTTAATTGTTACTATAACCATTATGTAGTACAGCCGTTCAAAATATACTGAAAT
Proteins encoded in this window:
- the TBLA0H00500 gene encoding uncharacterized protein, which produces MKVSSTIAAAGSIAGMANAVSVDPTKAAMLAMEVYMTDIVHNMQEYLSIHKASPDESVPPVVTSAMMTMMLHPTAEFTTFFSDIPLSEIEYMITGVPWFSSRLEGPILSIWSANGVTPWAASSSAATSSSAATSSSAATSSSAATSSSAATSSSAATSSSAASSSAASSSAASSSAASSSAASSSAASSSAASSSAASSSAVESSSAASSSAVESSSAASSSAVESSSAASSSVVESSSAASSSTVESSSAASSSAVESSSAASSSAVESSSVSSAASSAASSASVSISAFSESESRNVTTATSTNYSTIEKTITSCEDNVCTEVTSTYVSTPASTSVSAPVTTPSSNITTTYTTSLSTVWETITSCEDGCDGPNPQYTTIVTAVETVTDVTTYCPESEKTTEEVTTVEPTTVWETITSCADGCDGPSPTMTTITTAITESCTTSAETAYVTEVSTVEKTITSCEDDACVTSVSTGTVTVTNAPTAKKDETVTEVSTVEKTITSCEDDACVTSVSTGTVTVTSAPTAKKDETVTEVSTVEKTITSCEDDACVTSVSTGAVTVTTTSPVKKDETTVTNDQTVRETITSCEDNACATTTLVTKAVTSSPSQNVVEQVSKSSSAFPSVSVEQQTQNGAVKAVAGLGAGIFAAAALLL